Proteins co-encoded in one Kribbella solani genomic window:
- the alr gene encoding alanine racemase produces MYLVQSRPRPATDGITALAEAVVDLSAIRDNVRTFRRRVPQEVLAVVKANGFGHGAVPVARAALDAGATWLGVAHAGEALELRAAGLTVPILTWLYDASELMLLSDAGVDVSVSTVAELQQVVSAVPFVQLKLDTGLHRSGSAPDQWIELTRMAAHYEALGAVTVRGIWSHLSHGDSADAVQSERQLQFLRTGVSLARRAGLRPSVVHLANSAGAITLDAPDTDLVRIGAGLYGIDDLGIGLRPAMRLTSKLTQVRRIRAGEGVSYRHDFVADRDTTVALVPIGYADGIPRAAAGRASVLCRGVRMPVIGRIAMDQFVVDAGDLGVEPGEPVTIFGAGTDGEPTAREWADWSGTIEHELYCGIGNRVPRRYEEGTR; encoded by the coding sequence ATGTACCTGGTTCAGTCCCGCCCCCGCCCGGCGACCGACGGGATCACCGCCCTGGCGGAGGCAGTCGTCGACCTGTCCGCCATCCGCGACAATGTCCGGACCTTCCGGCGGCGCGTACCGCAGGAGGTCCTGGCCGTGGTCAAGGCCAACGGCTTCGGGCACGGCGCCGTACCGGTGGCTCGCGCGGCGCTCGACGCCGGCGCGACCTGGCTCGGCGTCGCGCATGCCGGTGAAGCACTGGAACTGCGCGCGGCCGGGCTGACCGTACCGATCCTGACCTGGCTGTACGACGCGTCGGAACTCATGCTGCTCAGTGACGCGGGCGTGGACGTCAGCGTTTCGACCGTTGCCGAACTCCAGCAAGTCGTATCAGCCGTGCCATTCGTACAGCTGAAGCTGGACACCGGCCTGCACCGATCCGGCAGCGCGCCGGATCAATGGATCGAGCTCACCCGAATGGCGGCGCACTATGAGGCGCTCGGCGCCGTCACGGTCCGCGGGATCTGGTCGCACCTCTCGCACGGTGACTCCGCCGATGCCGTGCAGAGTGAGCGGCAGCTCCAGTTCCTGCGGACCGGGGTGAGTCTCGCCCGCCGCGCCGGGCTGCGGCCGAGCGTCGTCCACCTGGCGAACTCGGCCGGCGCGATCACGCTGGACGCACCGGACACCGACCTGGTCCGGATCGGCGCCGGCCTGTACGGGATCGACGATCTCGGGATCGGATTACGCCCGGCGATGCGATTGACCAGCAAACTGACGCAGGTACGCCGCATCCGCGCCGGCGAAGGCGTTTCGTACCGGCACGACTTCGTCGCCGATCGGGACACCACGGTCGCGCTCGTCCCGATCGGGTACGCCGACGGTATCCCGCGCGCCGCGGCCGGACGGGCGAGCGTGCTGTGCCGGGGCGTACGGATGCCCGTGATCGGCCGGATCGCGATGGACCAGTTCGTCGTCGACGCCGGTGACCTCGGCGTCGAACCCGGCGAACCGGTGACGATCTTCGGCGCCGGTACGGACGGCGAACCGACCGCCCGCGAGTGGGCGGACTGGTCCGGCACGATCGAGCACGAGCTCTACTGCGGTATCGGCAATCGGGTTCCGCGACGGTACGAGGAGGGTACGCGATGA
- a CDS encoding ANTAR domain-containing protein → MTESDLAASADTFARLAIELHDAPGVVETVDAVVQFALQALNCTYAGIALYTRGSQAEIAAVTDQTVAEVYELQIATERGPLITALRDRTTVLIRDTGTDERWPEWADKVAALGVRSVLDVPLVTGDAPQRTVGVLGLYSPEPDAFNQDEEGIAHILAQHASVAVASARQEETMAQAVDARKLVGQAMGILMERFDVDADRAFAILKRYSQDTNTKLRDVAQHLIDTRRLPH, encoded by the coding sequence GTGACTGAGTCTGACCTTGCTGCTTCGGCGGACACGTTCGCCCGTTTGGCGATCGAGTTGCATGATGCGCCGGGCGTGGTCGAGACCGTGGATGCCGTCGTGCAGTTCGCCTTGCAGGCGTTGAACTGCACGTATGCCGGCATCGCGCTGTACACCCGGGGTTCGCAGGCGGAGATCGCGGCGGTCACGGACCAGACGGTCGCGGAGGTGTACGAACTGCAGATCGCGACCGAGCGTGGTCCGTTGATCACTGCGCTCCGGGACCGTACGACGGTGCTGATCCGCGACACCGGCACCGACGAACGCTGGCCGGAATGGGCCGACAAGGTGGCCGCACTCGGCGTACGCAGTGTGCTCGACGTGCCGCTGGTCACCGGTGATGCACCGCAACGGACCGTGGGCGTACTCGGCTTGTACAGCCCGGAGCCGGATGCGTTCAATCAGGACGAGGAAGGGATCGCGCACATCCTCGCTCAGCACGCGTCGGTCGCGGTGGCGTCGGCGCGGCAGGAAGAGACGATGGCGCAGGCCGTCGACGCGCGGAAGCTGGTCGGGCAAGCGATGGGGATTCTGATGGAACGCTTCGACGTGGACGCGGACCGGGCGTTCGCGATCCTCAAGCGGTACTCGCAGGACACGAACACCAAACTCCGCGACGTCGCCCAGCACCTGATCGACACCCGCCGGCTCCCGCACTGA
- a CDS encoding GNAT family N-acetyltransferase, which yields MIAAARIDALMNQGWPAASSTELDGWLVRRNAGVTLRANSVLPAGAPFDLGRALDYVENLYAAHGIAPSFQVGPAAQPGDLDAYLAARGYQLRNPTLVLCATVSEVLANLPEPDVAVNISAAPDDHWMDFWWSVDGRGGSAAQAAARQILNRSRALYAVIPSGPPVRAIGRLALVGDWAGLYCLAVDPRHRRLGLAQAIIHGLLRKATTLGTERVWLQVVESNAPARALYDRLGFQVASRYHYRVKA from the coding sequence GTGATCGCCGCAGCTCGCATCGACGCCCTGATGAACCAAGGCTGGCCCGCCGCGTCCAGCACCGAGCTGGACGGCTGGCTGGTCCGCCGCAACGCCGGCGTCACGCTGCGAGCCAACTCGGTGCTGCCGGCCGGCGCCCCGTTCGACCTCGGCCGCGCCTTGGACTACGTGGAAAACCTGTACGCGGCGCATGGCATCGCGCCGTCCTTCCAGGTCGGTCCGGCGGCCCAGCCGGGCGACCTCGACGCATATCTGGCGGCCCGTGGTTACCAGCTCCGGAACCCGACGCTGGTGCTCTGCGCGACCGTCTCCGAGGTCCTCGCGAACCTCCCCGAGCCGGACGTTGCGGTGAATATATCCGCAGCGCCCGACGATCACTGGATGGATTTCTGGTGGTCGGTCGACGGCCGTGGCGGTTCCGCCGCGCAGGCCGCGGCCCGGCAGATCCTGAACCGCTCCCGCGCGCTGTACGCGGTCATCCCGTCCGGTCCGCCGGTGCGGGCGATCGGCCGGCTCGCGCTGGTCGGCGACTGGGCCGGGCTGTACTGCCTCGCCGTCGACCCGCGCCACCGGCGGCTCGGGCTGGCGCAGGCGATCATCCACGGGTTGTTGCGAAAGGCAACGACGCTGGGAACCGAGCGGGTCTGGCTGCAGGTGGTCGAGAGCAACGCCCCGGCCCGCGCCCTGTACGACCGGCTCGGCTTCCAGGTCGCATCGCGGTACCACTATCGCGTCAAAGCGTGA
- a CDS encoding FAD-binding oxidoreductase: MTTYLTAGDAGYDEARSVWNAMVDRRPAAIARCATTEDVVTAVRYGRLNGLEIAVRCGGHNIAGLAVPEGGLMIDLTPMHEVRVDPALRRAWVQGGALLGELDRAAQEYGLATTAGNVSHTGVGGLTLGGGMGWLARRFGLACDNVISYEVVTADGSVVRASADENAELFWGLRGGGGNFGIVTSFEFQLHHIGTRALSVEFTYPMAKGFEVLRRWRDLNANAPREATCTAGLSTDSVTVGYVWVGEGGYDLLPAFRELGPTEESVDELTYLELQSRDDNVQGHRYRRYWKGHYFKSLPDEAIRALLQVPDVGVSLQAYGGAIADVPDADSAFSHRDTRFEFVTATRWEDPAEDEDRIGALRAYAATLEPYAHGAYVNTLNDDPINRAFPPAKLARLVALKTVHDPENVFHLNQNIRPRRGMMVV, from the coding sequence ATGACCACCTACCTGACCGCCGGCGACGCCGGCTACGACGAGGCCCGCAGCGTGTGGAACGCGATGGTCGACCGCCGGCCCGCGGCGATCGCGCGCTGCGCCACCACCGAGGACGTGGTGACGGCAGTCCGGTACGGGCGCCTGAACGGACTCGAAATCGCGGTCCGCTGCGGCGGGCACAACATCGCCGGACTGGCCGTACCGGAGGGTGGGTTGATGATCGACCTGACCCCGATGCACGAGGTCCGCGTCGACCCGGCGCTGCGGCGGGCGTGGGTGCAGGGCGGCGCGCTGCTCGGCGAGCTGGACCGAGCCGCGCAGGAGTACGGCCTGGCCACCACGGCGGGGAACGTGTCGCACACCGGCGTCGGCGGGCTGACGCTCGGCGGCGGGATGGGCTGGCTGGCGCGGCGGTTCGGACTGGCGTGCGACAACGTCATCTCGTACGAGGTGGTGACCGCCGACGGTTCCGTCGTACGGGCCAGCGCCGACGAGAACGCCGAGCTGTTCTGGGGCCTGCGCGGTGGTGGCGGCAACTTCGGGATCGTGACCAGCTTCGAGTTCCAGCTGCATCACATCGGCACCCGGGCGTTGAGCGTCGAGTTCACGTACCCGATGGCGAAGGGTTTCGAGGTGCTGCGCCGCTGGCGGGACCTGAACGCGAACGCGCCGCGCGAGGCGACCTGCACGGCCGGTCTGAGCACGGACTCGGTCACGGTCGGGTACGTCTGGGTCGGCGAAGGTGGGTACGACCTGCTGCCCGCCTTCCGCGAACTCGGTCCGACCGAGGAGAGCGTCGACGAGCTCACGTACCTCGAACTGCAGAGCCGCGATGACAACGTCCAAGGACATCGCTACCGCCGGTACTGGAAGGGGCACTACTTCAAGTCACTGCCCGACGAGGCGATCCGGGCGCTGCTCCAAGTACCTGACGTCGGCGTGAGCCTGCAGGCGTACGGCGGCGCGATCGCGGACGTACCCGATGCGGATTCCGCGTTCAGTCACCGGGACACGCGGTTCGAGTTCGTCACCGCGACCCGCTGGGAGGACCCGGCCGAGGACGAGGATCGGATCGGCGCGTTGCGCGCGTACGCGGCGACGCTGGAACCGTACGCACACGGCGCGTACGTGAACACGCTCAACGACGACCCGATCAACCGGGCCTTCCCGCCCGCGAAGCTGGCCCGGCTGGTCGCGCTGAAGACCGTCCACGACCCGGAGAACGTCTTCCACCTGAACCAGAACATCCGCCCGCGGCGCGGCATGATGGTGGTGTGA
- a CDS encoding tetratricopeptide repeat protein yields MTTELTPELAATIEAGFARRDRANMGPTIAFFEQLLAEHPDNPYVLYEVGGSYDTAGQEETAVGYYERALPGLSGETRRKCLLQYGSTLRNLGRYDESLAIFKSACAEFPESDSLRVFKALTLHAAGMKDKALATLLLVIADKVDTADLKRYEAAIRGNAEYLS; encoded by the coding sequence GTGACGACTGAGTTGACACCGGAGCTGGCCGCGACGATCGAGGCCGGGTTCGCGCGCCGCGACCGGGCGAACATGGGACCGACGATCGCGTTCTTCGAGCAGTTGCTGGCCGAGCACCCGGACAATCCGTACGTGCTGTACGAGGTCGGTGGTTCGTACGACACCGCCGGACAGGAAGAGACCGCGGTCGGGTACTACGAGCGCGCGCTCCCTGGGCTGAGCGGGGAGACGCGGCGGAAGTGCCTGCTGCAGTACGGGAGCACGTTGCGCAACCTCGGCCGGTACGACGAATCGCTCGCGATCTTCAAGTCAGCCTGCGCCGAGTTCCCGGAGTCGGATTCGCTGCGGGTGTTCAAGGCGCTGACGCTGCATGCCGCCGGGATGAAGGACAAGGCGCTCGCGACGCTGCTACTCGTGATCGCGGACAAGGTCGACACCGCGGACCTCAAGCGGTACGAGGCCGCGATCCGCGGGAACGCGGAGTACCTCAGCTAG
- a CDS encoding GNAT family N-acetyltransferase: protein MDLMRRWLAGWRLCRGLPPVIEYDDAYAAVLALPGRERELFARDDDPAVVDRLAKHLPPDHWLTITTHHGDDIASQLAAAGVRPFDEHKTLMSIDLTAHPQRTAADESDGPLEYVRVYVDGIVAAHGMMAIVGTDAIMHDIQTEAAYRRRGLGNVVMGALAARALDRGARTGILMATTDGFHLYRKLGWQAEATMVTGSGCPRPVSGDLGPVLTGR from the coding sequence ATGGACCTGATGCGGCGATGGTTGGCGGGTTGGCGGTTGTGCCGTGGACTGCCGCCGGTGATCGAGTACGACGACGCGTACGCCGCGGTGCTCGCACTACCCGGACGCGAACGCGAACTGTTCGCGCGCGACGACGATCCGGCCGTCGTCGATCGCCTGGCCAAGCACCTACCGCCGGACCACTGGCTGACGATCACGACCCACCACGGCGATGACATCGCGTCCCAGCTGGCGGCGGCCGGCGTACGCCCGTTCGACGAGCACAAAACGCTGATGTCGATCGACCTGACCGCCCACCCACAGCGCACGGCCGCGGATGAAAGCGACGGCCCGTTGGAGTACGTACGCGTGTATGTCGACGGGATCGTCGCCGCCCACGGGATGATGGCGATCGTTGGTACGGACGCGATCATGCACGACATCCAAACCGAGGCGGCGTACCGGCGGCGTGGTCTGGGCAATGTGGTGATGGGCGCGCTGGCAGCCCGGGCGCTCGATCGTGGCGCGCGGACCGGGATCTTGATGGCGACGACCGACGGCTTTCACCTGTACCGCAAGCTCGGGTGGCAAGCGGAAGCAACGATGGTGACCGGGTCAGGCTGTCCGCGCCCGGTGAGCGGCGACCTTGGTCCGGTTCTGACAGGCCGTTGA
- a CDS encoding rhodanese-like domain-containing protein — protein MTVRTSAVLRTPAATRDAAVAHFAGRLTYEVDAADVAADLGAGVTGWVLVDSRSKESWDQGHVPGAIQLPHREIADRAASVVPDGVTVVTYCWGPGCNAATQAALAFARLGYPVKEMIGGFEYWVREGGPIETAAGIERRPSDPLAAPHGIPCAC, from the coding sequence ATGACCGTACGAACCTCCGCCGTGCTGCGTACGCCGGCCGCCACGCGAGATGCCGCCGTGGCGCATTTCGCCGGGCGGCTTACGTACGAGGTGGACGCGGCCGATGTCGCCGCTGACCTCGGTGCGGGCGTGACCGGGTGGGTGCTGGTCGACAGCCGCAGCAAGGAAAGCTGGGACCAGGGACATGTACCGGGTGCGATTCAGCTGCCGCATCGCGAGATCGCGGACCGGGCGGCGAGCGTCGTACCGGACGGCGTGACGGTGGTGACGTACTGCTGGGGTCCGGGCTGCAACGCCGCGACCCAGGCGGCGCTCGCGTTCGCGCGACTCGGCTATCCGGTCAAGGAAATGATCGGCGGCTTCGAGTACTGGGTCCGCGAAGGCGGCCCGATCGAAACCGCCGCCGGCATCGAACGCCGGCCGTCCGATCCACTGGCCGCGCCGCACGGGATCCCCTGCGCCTGCTGA
- a CDS encoding SAM-dependent methyltransferase, with protein MTDQPRNDGGLVAHGIDTTRPSVARVYDYALGGKDNYESDRELYRQILKVAPETPVWAKANRRWLSEVITWLTADAGIRRFIDAGSGLPTADNTHQIAQRVNADASVVYVDNDPSVVAHGRALLLDNDRTQFTAADLTKPDQVLADPAIAALLEPGEPVALVMALMLHHISDYEETRAIAQTYADALPPGSYLAITHACNPGDGGDVDAMVTELIEKVRHAFPNLAFRSVAEISSLFSGFELLDPGVVKLGDWHVPGGRVDEDPPADVRDAIYGGVARKPAS; from the coding sequence GTGACCGATCAGCCGAGGAACGACGGCGGGCTGGTCGCGCACGGGATCGACACCACCCGCCCGAGCGTCGCCCGGGTGTACGACTACGCGCTCGGCGGCAAGGACAACTACGAGTCCGATCGCGAGCTGTACCGGCAGATCCTCAAGGTCGCGCCGGAGACGCCGGTCTGGGCGAAGGCGAACCGGCGCTGGCTCAGCGAGGTGATTACCTGGCTGACCGCCGATGCCGGTATCCGGCGGTTCATCGACGCCGGGTCCGGGCTGCCGACCGCCGACAACACCCACCAGATCGCCCAGCGGGTGAACGCCGACGCCTCGGTCGTGTACGTCGACAACGACCCGTCCGTGGTCGCGCACGGCCGGGCCTTGCTGCTGGACAACGACCGTACGCAGTTCACCGCCGCCGACCTGACCAAGCCGGACCAAGTGCTCGCGGACCCGGCGATCGCCGCGCTGCTGGAGCCCGGTGAGCCGGTCGCGCTGGTGATGGCGCTGATGCTGCATCACATCTCCGACTACGAAGAGACGCGGGCGATCGCGCAGACGTACGCCGACGCGCTGCCGCCGGGGTCGTACCTGGCGATCACGCACGCCTGCAACCCGGGCGACGGCGGCGACGTGGACGCGATGGTGACCGAGCTGATCGAGAAGGTCCGGCACGCGTTCCCGAACTTGGCCTTCCGGTCGGTCGCGGAGATCTCGTCGCTGTTCAGTGGGTTCGAGCTCCTCGACCCGGGCGTGGTCAAGCTCGGCGACTGGCACGTGCCCGGCGGCCGGGTGGACGAGGACCCGCCGGCCGACGTCCGCGACGCCATCTACGGCGGCGTCGCCCGCAAACCGGCTAGCTGA
- a CDS encoding CGNR zinc finger domain-containing protein, protein MDATDHLKASLAVAVGLSNLFGAEMRQGRAANAPTAEAIREVLLLTTNRLPEVIVDDYAAGGRLLYDAFSSLPDVDPAVDLVNRLLIDTQAAPRLTRREGTPWHLHFGSPDEARGWLAEFATAAAMLLGSDEKERLRKCEAARCDNLFLDSTRNRTQRFCSTACQNRTKVAAHRARTA, encoded by the coding sequence GTGGATGCAACCGATCACCTGAAGGCGTCGCTGGCGGTAGCGGTCGGGCTGAGCAACCTGTTCGGAGCCGAAATGCGCCAGGGCCGGGCGGCGAACGCGCCGACTGCCGAGGCGATCCGGGAGGTACTGCTCCTGACCACCAATCGGCTGCCCGAGGTGATCGTCGACGACTACGCGGCCGGCGGGCGGCTGCTGTACGACGCGTTCAGCAGCCTGCCGGACGTCGATCCAGCGGTCGACCTGGTGAACCGGCTGCTGATCGACACCCAGGCCGCGCCGCGGCTGACGCGGCGGGAGGGCACGCCGTGGCACCTGCACTTCGGCAGCCCGGACGAGGCGCGCGGCTGGCTTGCCGAGTTCGCGACCGCGGCCGCGATGCTGCTGGGCAGCGACGAGAAGGAGCGGCTCCGGAAGTGCGAGGCGGCGCGCTGCGACAACCTGTTCCTCGACTCGACCCGGAACCGGACCCAGCGGTTCTGCTCAACGGCCTGTCAGAACCGGACCAAGGTCGCCGCTCACCGGGCGCGGACAGCCTGA
- a CDS encoding PLP-dependent aminotransferase family protein: protein MRTSSGELLVELHRDNGVPLHQQLESGLRTRIRSGLLRADAVMPSTRALAQDLGLSRGVVVEAYQQLVAEGYLISRAGGHTTVADIATVALAPAAPAASGPPRIDFKYSRPDVSQFPRAAWLRSVRRVLNETPNDSLAYIDGRGTIELRTSLADYLNRVRGTAARPENLLICNGFAQGSRLLLQVLVALGRRRLAVEDPSDNDLKDVARAAGMDVVGVPMLPSGIDVDALEQSGADVVLVTAAHQFPTGVVASAETRAALVAWANRHDGLVIEDDYDAEYRYDREPIGAVQGLAPDRVAYAGTASKTLVPGLRLGWLILPSWLVEPMTTAKLMDDRGSPVFDQLAFADFVARGEFDRHLRRMRPRYRLLRDTLIDRLAARLPELEPVGVSAGLHVLTWLPDDLDEQAVQSAALERGLGVYGLAPYWDGGSGPAGLVFGYGSVSRKDVVEGIDLLAAAVAAIRE, encoded by the coding sequence ATGAGGACCAGTTCCGGCGAACTCCTGGTGGAGCTGCACCGGGACAACGGCGTGCCGCTGCACCAGCAGCTGGAGAGCGGCTTGCGGACCCGGATCCGGTCCGGCCTGCTCCGGGCCGATGCCGTGATGCCGTCCACCCGCGCGCTCGCGCAGGACCTCGGTCTGTCGCGTGGCGTGGTCGTCGAGGCGTACCAGCAACTGGTCGCGGAGGGCTACCTGATCAGCCGGGCCGGAGGCCACACGACGGTCGCGGACATCGCCACCGTCGCATTGGCGCCCGCGGCACCGGCCGCGAGTGGTCCGCCGCGGATCGACTTCAAGTACAGCCGCCCGGACGTGTCCCAGTTCCCGCGCGCGGCTTGGCTGCGCTCCGTACGCCGGGTGCTGAACGAGACGCCGAACGACAGCCTCGCGTATATCGACGGTCGCGGCACGATCGAGTTGCGGACGTCGCTCGCCGACTATCTGAATCGCGTCCGGGGTACGGCGGCCCGCCCGGAGAACCTGTTGATCTGCAACGGTTTCGCGCAAGGTTCCCGCCTGTTGCTGCAGGTGCTGGTGGCTCTGGGGCGCCGGCGGCTCGCGGTCGAGGACCCGTCCGACAACGATCTGAAGGACGTCGCGCGGGCGGCCGGGATGGACGTGGTCGGCGTACCGATGCTGCCGTCCGGGATCGATGTCGACGCACTCGAGCAGTCCGGCGCGGATGTCGTACTCGTGACGGCAGCGCACCAGTTCCCGACCGGCGTGGTCGCGTCGGCCGAGACCCGGGCGGCCCTGGTGGCGTGGGCGAATCGGCATGACGGCCTGGTGATCGAGGACGACTACGACGCGGAATACCGGTACGACCGGGAGCCGATCGGTGCGGTGCAGGGCCTTGCGCCGGATCGGGTCGCGTACGCCGGGACCGCGTCCAAGACGCTCGTGCCCGGGCTGCGGCTCGGCTGGCTGATCCTGCCGTCCTGGTTGGTCGAACCAATGACTACCGCGAAGCTGATGGACGATCGCGGTTCACCGGTGTTCGACCAGTTGGCGTTCGCGGACTTCGTGGCGCGCGGTGAGTTCGACCGGCACCTGCGGCGGATGCGGCCGCGGTACCGGCTGTTGCGGGACACGCTGATCGACCGGTTGGCCGCACGGTTGCCGGAGCTCGAGCCGGTTGGCGTATCGGCTGGGCTGCACGTACTCACTTGGCTGCCGGACGACCTGGACGAGCAGGCAGTGCAGTCGGCCGCCCTGGAGCGTGGGCTCGGCGTGTACGGGTTGGCGCCGTACTGGGACGGGGGATCGGGTCCGGCCGGGCTGGTGTTCGGGTACGGATCGGTGTCGCGGAAGGACGTTGTCGAAGGCATCGATCTGCTCGCGGCCGCGGTCGCGGCGATCCGTGAATGA
- a CDS encoding ROK family transcriptional regulator produces MGEWRPLAGPSRQVALEILLDGPLSRAELSRRVGLSPGSLTRLTKPMVESGLLVEVEGGPTDARVGRPSQPLELDAHAHHFVGIKLTGDSAIGVLTTLRAEVIASAERPITDPTPSVVADLVLELTDELAVQVPAGTPITGLGISLGGRIGAGSEVRWGPYLNWVDVPFGDILAAHTDVPIVLTNDLTSLTEATHWFGAGRNADRFVLLTIGAGVGYGLVVHNRIVESPDVTLGLIGHYPLLPDGPRCDRGHRGCALSLLTVGAITEQVGAAIGRPVEYDEALDLAAKDDPAAREVIGRAGRALGKLIAAAANFTMPELVVLGGEGVRLAEVADRELLTALHADRHPSAAELPMVLQPADFSEWARGAAVVAIQTFVLGTEQAP; encoded by the coding sequence ATGGGTGAGTGGCGGCCGTTGGCGGGTCCGTCCCGGCAGGTGGCGCTGGAGATCCTGCTGGACGGGCCGCTGTCGCGCGCCGAGCTTTCCCGGCGCGTGGGGTTGTCGCCGGGCAGTCTGACCCGGCTGACGAAACCGATGGTCGAGTCCGGCCTGCTGGTCGAGGTCGAGGGCGGTCCCACCGACGCCCGCGTCGGCCGGCCGTCCCAGCCGCTGGAGCTGGACGCGCACGCGCACCATTTCGTCGGCATCAAACTCACCGGCGACTCCGCGATCGGCGTACTCACCACGCTCCGGGCGGAGGTGATCGCGAGCGCGGAACGCCCGATCACCGACCCGACCCCGTCCGTGGTCGCCGATCTGGTCCTGGAGCTGACCGACGAGCTGGCCGTGCAGGTCCCGGCCGGTACGCCGATCACCGGGCTGGGCATCTCGCTCGGTGGCCGGATCGGGGCCGGCTCCGAAGTGCGCTGGGGCCCGTACCTGAACTGGGTGGACGTCCCGTTCGGCGACATCTTGGCCGCGCACACGGACGTACCGATCGTCCTCACCAACGACCTGACGTCGCTGACCGAAGCCACGCACTGGTTCGGCGCCGGGCGCAACGCGGATCGGTTCGTCCTGCTGACGATCGGTGCCGGGGTCGGGTACGGGCTGGTGGTGCACAACCGGATCGTCGAGAGCCCGGACGTCACGCTCGGTTTGATCGGTCACTACCCGTTGCTGCCGGACGGCCCGCGCTGCGACCGCGGGCATCGCGGCTGCGCGCTCAGTCTGCTCACCGTCGGCGCGATCACCGAGCAGGTAGGCGCGGCGATCGGCCGCCCGGTCGAGTACGACGAAGCGCTCGATCTGGCCGCGAAGGACGATCCGGCGGCCCGTGAGGTGATCGGCCGGGCCGGGCGCGCGCTCGGCAAGCTGATCGCCGCGGCCGCGAACTTCACCATGCCGGAGCTGGTCGTGCTCGGCGGCGAGGGCGTACGCCTGGCGGAGGTCGCCGACCGCGAACTGCTCACCGCCCTGCACGCCGACCGGCACCCGTCCGCGGCGGAACTGCCGATGGTGCTGCAGCCCGCGGACTTCAGCGAATGGGCCCGCGGCGCCGCCGTGGTCGCGATCCAGACCTTCGTCCTCGGCACCGAACAGGCACCGTAA
- a CDS encoding D-alanine--D-alanine ligase family protein, whose amino-acid sequence MKVAVVMGGASPEHAVSIASGNGIVRAVELLGHTAIPLLIDADGNWTDGQHEAIEILQACEVTIPALHGEGGEDGRLQGFLEQLHIPYVGSGIAASAIGLDKHLTKALLSAHGIPVTPGITVRGADLTDTELVLQQLKAAELEFPLFVKPVNGGSSFGVTRAIDPVSLEAAIADAAIIDRHVLIEREMAGREIDLAVLEFPDGRVETAPALEIHADPRQPFFNATAKYDSSRTRFSVPALLEDGLPERLRRTALDVFEVLGCAGLARVDFFVPADGEPVVNEINTFPGFTPASQFPRMFAAAGMSYAEVVDTLIRTAVARG is encoded by the coding sequence ATGAAGGTCGCGGTGGTGATGGGCGGCGCGAGCCCGGAACATGCGGTATCCATTGCCAGCGGCAACGGAATTGTCAGGGCGGTCGAGCTGCTCGGCCACACGGCCATTCCGCTGCTGATCGATGCCGACGGCAACTGGACGGACGGTCAGCACGAAGCGATCGAGATTCTGCAGGCCTGCGAGGTGACGATCCCGGCACTGCACGGTGAAGGCGGCGAGGACGGGCGGCTGCAAGGTTTCCTCGAGCAGCTCCACATTCCGTACGTAGGCAGCGGAATCGCGGCCAGCGCGATCGGCCTGGACAAGCACCTGACCAAGGCGCTGCTGTCCGCGCACGGCATCCCGGTGACGCCGGGCATCACGGTGCGCGGCGCGGACCTGACCGATACCGAGCTGGTGCTCCAGCAGCTCAAGGCCGCCGAGTTGGAGTTCCCCTTGTTCGTGAAGCCTGTCAACGGCGGGTCCAGCTTCGGGGTCACCCGGGCGATCGATCCGGTGTCGCTGGAGGCCGCGATCGCGGACGCGGCGATCATCGACCGGCACGTACTGATCGAGCGGGAGATGGCCGGGCGCGAGATCGACCTGGCAGTCCTGGAGTTTCCGGACGGCCGGGTCGAAACCGCGCCCGCGCTGGAGATTCATGCCGATCCGCGGCAGCCGTTCTTCAACGCGACCGCGAAGTACGACAGCAGCCGGACGCGCTTTTCCGTACCCGCGCTGCTGGAGGACGGACTGCCCGAGCGGTTGCGGCGTACGGCTCTCGACGTCTTCGAGGTCCTTGGCTGCGCCGGACTCGCGCGGGTGGACTTCTTCGTCCCGGCCGACGGCGAACCGGTGGTGAACGAGATCAACACCTTCCCCGGATTCACCCCCGCGTCACAGTTTCCGCGGATGTTCGCGGCCGCCGGGATGTCGTACGCCGAGGTCGTCGACACGCTGATCCGGACCGCGGTGGCGCGCGGATGA